Genomic segment of Coffea arabica cultivar ET-39 chromosome 1e, Coffea Arabica ET-39 HiFi, whole genome shotgun sequence:
CATGCAAATGAAACTATTTCTATCTGTTTAACAGAACCATCTCCATGGTACTATACAAACTCGAGTTTACAGACATTATTATCCACATCATCATAGTTCATTGGCAACTAAAGAGTGTTAAAGACAAAGGAAATCAAATAAGAAATTACCATGGAGACTTCTCGAGTATTTCCACGCCCAGCCTGCTGTTGTAACTGCCCCTACAACACTGCCTACAGCACCATATTTAACAGCTTCACGAGCAGTTTTAAGCTGAAAGATAACAAGACAAAAGGCAAACAAGTCTAGAAATCAATATATGAACAACAGCAATAATTACTAGGAAGAAGTTTAAAATAACAAGTATGACTTGAGAAACAACTCTTAAAGCATTCAAAACTATTTTAGGAGCAAGACCTAAAATCTTAATACTTCAAAATCGTGTACCAAGTTTGCTGAACAGCACTAAATAAAATAAGCCCAGAATACAAGAAATGCAGGCATTCTCGCAAACTTACTCATCAAAACACGGAACCAAAACAAGAGGAACAAATGTACTTCGATGCTTTTCTCGTCCTCATAAAAATACGGCATACTGGTAGATGACATCTGGGTGgtttttcaaactttttgttTACAACTGATACATgtaacacccccccccccctccaacacccatctctccctctctcccctGGAAGTTCTCTTGAATAAGAGGATTAATTCATTAGTTGAATTGATCCACACAACACTTGCACACAGGcatatgagagagagagagagggggagagagagagagagagagagagggagggagggagggagagggagagtggACCAGATTAAAGAGAGTAACAAGTCAATCAGCAACTTAGTTGCCTGCAGCCAGTAAGGTTTAACATGCACTACTCAAAATCTTTACAGGGATTTCTATCACTTCAGCAACTTCTATACTTAATACCGCATCACAACTTCTTGAAAAATTTATGGAACCTGCCAAGCTGGCTTAGAGGTATTTATGACCCCCATATTGTGGTTAGATTCATCAGCATGACAAAAAAATACAGACAATATGTCTAAGCCTTTGGACTAAGCTGAAAGTGGGTGGTCCTTTGTACTCCTGCTTTTCTTAGTTTTTCCAATAATTATTGCAACAGTTTCATGCGTACCTCTAGATTGAGAAAACGGAAACTGATGTAGGACATCAACACATTCTGCTGAGCTTAATGCCAATGCTAGTAATTAATGAGTCATAAAGTAAAGTGGGTTCCAGTCTTACTTTGAATACTAATTGACAGCATGAATGCCAGCTGGATGGAAGGGGGAATTAGGAAAAGAATTATTGATGATAAAGATTCTGGTCGAGAAGAGAAAATTGATCTTGAGATATGCTTTCACAGAGGATAAGTACTTCAGCTTCAAAACACacgaaaaaaatagaaacaagatactataaaaagtataaaaatgaagcaaagtcactcaaagcatccaactgtgcTACAAAATTAACCATGTAAGATTATACAAAAAATGATCTGAAGCAACATATATTGCTTAAATGCTCAATTGCACGTAATACCAagcttttggactgcaattcaGCTTCCAATACACATAGATGACCCAATTGTCATTGATACCTAAAAACTACCATCATACTTGTATCaataagagaaaaaacaaaCCAAGCTAATTGAGAAATGCAAAACTTGTTTGTGCTGAAATTTTGGCTTACTACTTGAACTGATTCTGAAAGGGACAAGATTAATCAAAGATGAAGGAACCAAGACCCAATCACACACTTTGCGGGTATATATCATGTTAATCCGCCAAAGATAGAACTATTGAACCAGATACATACATTACAAGCTCCTGAGCCTATTAAATAAGCAAACTCCTAATCCAGTATTAACTAGATTAATGAGTGGCATTGGTATAGAACTTATCCTATCCCACTAACTTCAATTAGATGATAAAATTAATAAGTAGTTAATGGGATAACTCTTGAATCAGTTGAACACATTTTGAGCTCCCCAGCCCAACAATCAAGGAAAGCCCTCATCCCACATTGGCTGTGAGCATATAACTTCGCCGCTGTGAATAATATAACAGCAAAAACAGTGTAACTAATTATCTGCTATCGCACTATCAAATTCAAAATATCATGTTGATAAACTTCGAGAGCTTATGCTTGTGTCATTTCTACTCGGCAGAAAATGGACTGTACGAATGAACAACACTGACCATTTGATCATCCTTTTCCTAACCCAACCAGATTGAATATTCTCCATTTCCGTATTTGCGAACTCAAAGTAGGATATCTTCATATTCCTCAAAGCAATTTCCATTTCAAACAACACTTCCCACTTTCATGCAACTTCAGCCAATCGAATTTTACTCAGGTATCAACTCCTTAAACAGAACAAATACAAAACACGCCTACAAATCTTCAAAATCCCACCTTAGAAACCAAAAAAACGAACACGAAAtttcaatttcatcaaaaaCCCACCAACCTACTAGCAATCATTAGACCCAAAAGAGCATAACAAACCAAATACAATCCGAATCAAGACAAGCCCAGAtgacaaaatgaattttttatcaaCAAAAGAGGGGTAATGATTCCGGTGAAGAACATACAACTGGTCCATGAATAGGGTCAGAGGCAATGAACTCTTCAACATCAGAATCAGTCCAAGAGGGGAGAGGCTTCTCACGCTTGATAAATCTGGAAtagttgttcaaaaaggaaaatCTTTCACACCAGAACTCCTTGTATCCTTCCCAGTGTTTCTTGAAGAAACCCTTTTGAGATTCTGCCGCGTCAGCTTCAGCCATGGATTCAATCTCTTGATTGATCAATCAATTGGTTAATGGGTAGGCaataattttgatgattttcgTTTTGGACTTGTTGGCTGGTTATATAATTTTTGATCTTTTATATGAAGATAGTGATGGCAGTACCACCTTTGCCTTTGTGGGCTGCTGATTAAGGTTGGGGAGCGTGGCGAAGGTAAGCCTGGTCTAAGTTTTCAACCCGGTTCATCTGGTTCGAACATTATTAACTCGAAACAATTCAGGCAGTATTAATTTAACTCCCTTAATAAAATCTGGAAAAGAATCCCagttttaaattaattttgttATAGATTTTTCAGTTTCCttctatcattttttttttcattttttggttgTCCTTTTGATTTCTTTGCTTTTCATCTGTGTTGAACAAATGCTCGTTGTGTTGTTAAAGGTTTTAAATAAAGTTATATATCCTAACCTAAAATTAAAAGAGATTGAACATGATAGAAAAAGGATAATAGGATGGGACTTATATCCTTCAAAGGATATCTCCTTAAATTCTATGGATTAGATGTACAAGTTCCATACCTACAAAAAACTTTAATCCTGTCACTCTTGATGAGTGAATGATACAAAAAACTCCTAGTTGTTTACTGTCAAAGTGAGCAACATTGTAGGACAAGTTAGCCACTGAATGTGTACACAAGTTAATTAGAATGTTTAGTATTCAATCACCGCATTGGTGAATGTGTACGCGCTAATGGAGAGACCCTGCAACATGGGAAAAGCTTATGTACAACTCCCACCAGATCCTAGGAATACATATAAAGGCTAATGCCACTGAAGATATGTTTCCTTTATCAGTTTAACCTATTCTCTTTCAAATCCCTGATCCAGGGTATTCTTTTGGGGAGAGCAAGAAGCATGAACTAGCTGTCTAAATGCCAGAGAGAACACTAAACAGAGAGGCAAATACAAGTGAAAAGCCAATATCTGTAGTGTAACAAGAATCCAGTTTTTACACTAGAAGAGATCATCTTAAAAAAGCaattgctcaaaaaaaaaaaacttaaaaaagtGATCAACTTTACATATGGCTGCAACCTTCAACCACCCCAAACCTGAGAACCAAAACGAGGGCGGCAATGACAAACATTATTCACAACCGACGTCGAGTCAAACTGATAATAAAAGCCTTGACCAACTACATTTTCATCTCTTCCTCTTGGACGCAGATCCGGATCCCCGTCCTCCACCCTTCTTTTCAGCAGGTTCAGAACTGCGTTTTCCTCTTGCTGACGATCCCTTCTTGGCACTTGAATTTTCAGAACCTTTCAAGTTCAGTTGTACTTCAATGCCTAAAAGTATTCAGAGGAAAAATATCAGAGGCTATCAGAGGCaacaatagaaaaaaaaaaagcaatggcATGCACTGCAAGGTAAAGAAAGAATGCATACTAAAGCAATTAAAGATCAATTATAGGAATAAAAACTAGTGGCTTGTAGGAATAAAATTACCAACCTTTCGACTTCAGGCTTTGGAGATCTGCTTGCAGCCCTTTATCTGTATTATCTGAGTCTTCTGCCACAGCACAAGGAAAAGTGAGTAGCTTGATTATTTGAATTTCTGAAAACATATATACTACAACAGAAGTATTTTAGATGAATTAAGGCAACAGTGACAGACAACCGTCAGAACAATGGACATTCAGATGTTCCACTTCCTAAAGCAAGGACTTCCAGGGCAGATGAGAAAACGACTATACTGATTGATAGTCAAATGCATGCCTGCCAAGAGCAGCACACAATTCCCAACAGCTAAATTCTATTAAACTGTAATCAATTAACAGAGTCCAACTTTAAAAGTTTCTCAGAGAAGCAAGACATAAGCATATAGTATGCATAGTTGCACATTTTCTTCTCTCCCatgtttgttttcctttttaccATTAATGATTCTCTGGCAAAACCTTCTTTTTTCTGCAGGATAATTTTTGGCTCTTTGGTTCTTTCTCCCCAGTTGTTTTCCAGAAAATGGGGAAAGagggggaaaatttttttttttgacattttaaagTCAAGATGAACTCAGAATATAGATCAAGAGTCTGAAGAATTGCCCTGGCTGTACAAATTAGGCTACCAAAGTACACACAACGCATCCATAAGCTTACATATTCAACTAATATCAAAAGATAGATTGCTAATTAAGTGCATGCTTGTTTAGTAACAGTTATGTTAAGCACTAGAGACTTTTTCAATGCTCATACTTAAGAAATGAACAAATACATAAACTTTGagaaacaaccaaaaaaacCCCTTTTGATCTAATATATTCTCTTTAAAAGACTTCCATATTGGAAAGCATGTCATGCCATAAAAGGAGAAGTTTTGGCACAACGATTGAGTCATGCAAACAAATCTTCCGAATGGACTTCTTTTATCCATTTTTTTGCtggaaaagggaaaattgaagagGGAAAATACCCAAGTCTTCTGCGTCTGAAGaattctcttcattttcttctaatGCATCACCATTCTCCTCCGCTAAACTTTCTTCCACTGGTTCCAGCATTGCAGCAACCCGTTTCTTAAGGGCCTTCTTTGTCCCAGGAACCATATCTACAGTCTTAATCACACGTGAGCCGCTTCCATCTCTTCTCTGGAAAGACACCAGATCCGCTGTCCGAATCTTACGTGAGTCCGTCCCTATTTTGTAAGCCTTTGTTAGAGCAGCTTTGACAGCAGGCTGAACTCCATCCATAGGACTTGGGTGCCCCTGATGCACATTGACAATGGACTTATAAGTAGCATTTTCAAGCAAGTAAaagaaggaaagcaaagtaCATGATGTACACTAGCTATACCTTGAACTTGGATATCTCCAATATAGTATCAAAATCTTCCTGACTGATGGAGTATGAATCCATGAAATTTACTACCTTCTCTACAGCTTCATCCTGGTGATTATactcagaaaatattttcacaacCAATTTTACATGTAACTCAGTTATATTAACAAAGGAAAGAACATCAAACCTTGGGCAGCACTCGTACTGGATGAGTCAACTGCTTAGAAAGAAGAGTAAGGTAGTCCAATCGCAATGTCGACCTGAAACATTCAAGAAACATAATAATGAAGCTCCACTGTTGAGaagtaaaataaattttttctatGCTTATCATAGCTGAAATTATACCAGAGAAGCAGCATATAGATCAgaacattaaaataaaaaagaaactacAATCATTAGTCTACAGAAAACCAGATAATCAACTCCACAAGAAGAACAAGTTTGAAGATCAGTCATTAACATCGAAGACTCAAAATGCCACACACAGTGCCCCTCGTCCCCATTTAAGAAAAACCTTTTACTTCAGCCAAATTTAGCCAAGACTGAAAATATACATAACCAACCAAATGTATCTCACTCATAACTTCAAAATACATAAACCTATTGAAGTACACTGAAAAATATACCTGCCCAAATAAGATTCACGAGATGCAAGTAGATGGACATGCATGTCCTCTAACAGTCTGTAATTCTTTCCCATAGTGGAGTTCTTTCCCAGCCAGCCACCAAACCTATTGAAGTTGCGCTCTCCCTGTAACCAATAGACGCAACTATTAGTCCATACTGGTCATGTCAGAATAATTTTCCTGCTAGAAAAAACTCGTACAAGAACATCAACATACATGACTAAAAGACACAGGAGGATACAACCAAATTAGGACAGTTATTGTCCTCGGGTTGAAATTAAACCATAAATCGGAAAAAACAGAGGTTACTCCAAGACAAACATAAAATCTCAAGAAGGATCATTCTAAGTTCCAGCATGTACTCATGTAAAAAATCCCCATAAATCAAGATACTGAGCAAAAGGGGCTGACCTTACCATTAAGTATCAATATTGACAAACTAAAGGAAAATTTAATGTGATTTGGCATGTGGCAGACTTGCACTAAAATCCATTCCAACTATTTAAAGAGAATACTCAGTAACACGACTTTAAAGAGAAGTGGTTTTTAATTTGGAAACTCCACTGAGAAAAGGAAGCATTGTCAATACAAGTTGAAATATCATAAGGAAAGACTCATCACCTGTTCAAGTGTTTCTCTTTGCCCATGTAACAAAGAAGCACTACAGAAGAAGAAAGGATGAGTTCATTTAGAAAGAAAAACCACAAATCAGATGAAAATGGGATGAATCTCATTGAGTCAACTAAACACTTTTGTAGAAAACTCACGGTATTATACAAGATGAAAGGGAGCTAGCTTGAGAGAGCTGCCACTGTTGATATCTTCGAATCTGTACATTCATAATATCACCATTGGCAATTGACTCAGCAGCCCGGGCAAGAAGAATCATCCTTTTCAAACCATTATCATCTTTCCCAGCTGAACTTGGCCTATAATTGATATAGTTctcctgcaattttttttttaataaaagatgCATGAAACCATGCAAGTAACATTTGAGTCAATAGTTTGACATGCCATATAATGGACTCATATCACGCTTAGAAGTTCATGAAAACAAGGCTTAGGGCCAAGAATGGGCACTATATAGAAAGATTAATTCTTTAAGCACCAAGGGTAATTTCTCCCCGGTgaccaatcaaaagaaaacaatctgtTTGCGAACTCCTGTACATTTCAGAAAATGAACGCTATGTCGGGGAAACAATTCTTACAACCTTAAACTATTGATACTCTTACAAAAAtgtgaataaaaaatattttgctcCATATTAATGATTCATGGGTACAAGTATGATCCCATTTTTTTGAAGAATTCATATCTATTCTATAATTTTAGGCCCTATTATTTTCACCTTCAAAGTGATAATTTATATGGGTTCACCGAAATTCTGCCACCAAGTATCATTATAAGAGATGTTTACAACTATTGCATATTATATAAGAGTGACTAGATATGGATTAGCAATGAAAAGAAGGAtcatttagtcaaaaattaagGTCCTCAGATATCAAGAATGTGTTTTCCATACAAAAAGCATGCAGTCTAAATTTATACAGTTACAAGATCATAAGCTTCAAAGCTTCCCATCACAGCAATTAGGTTCTGTAGCCAATCCAAAAAGAAAGTTGAAATAAGCTACTGATCAAAATTGCAATTTACGCATTTCTGAAAATTATATCATGCCTATAGCTTTCTTCCCACTTCAAAGCTTAAAAAAACCAGCCAGTCAACATAAGTTATGATGTAGGCAAAATTTCTACCTGAACAAGCAGAGGAACAAGATCAGGATCACTCATGCTTAAATCAAAACGTTGATCCATCCGCAATTTCCCAGCATTAAAACCAAACAGCCTGCATGTGCACAGTATAAGAGCAGCTTCTAGAAGGCTGACACTGAACTCAATTGTCATCAAAACCTAAATCAGAGAAAATTTGACCACCGCATACTGCATGTTAAATATGATGCAGAAATAAGGAAGTGGTTTAGAGGCATGGAACAGGCTTACAAGTAACAATATATACTCTCTTTAATTTGGCAAGTTATAAACTTGTCAATCAAGATTTGCCTCCCATAAGCTAAAGGCTTATGAATCAAGCACTGGACagtttaaagattttgaaacAATCAGTCAACAATCAACGTCATCCACAAGATTTATTCACTGGTCTCCTCATGATCTTGGTTGAATACCGTAAACTTGGAAAAAGTACTAGAAAATCAAACATCTTGTAAGCCAGGATATTTCCAGGTGAGCACAATTATACCATTTCAACTACATGGGGCAGAAGTAATGTAAGAAAAAGTACATATTAATTACTTCCATATCATCTCAAACACTGGAGCAAACTGAAAGGACTTTAAACTCATATAATACTTATTTCTGGATAAGAATTAACAATCCCATCAAATACTCCACTACATCAAAAGCAAATGAAGATTCAAGACATAACCCACACTTCACAGATGCATATAAGTTTTTGGTAATTACAAAAATATCATGCTTCACAACAACAAAGTGAATAGTTCCTTGCAAGATACAGACATAGAACAAGTGAAACAGAATGCAAAAGTGGGCTATCTCAATAATTTCTAATAATTAGCTGATTAGATGTTCTCAAACATGTCAAATCCAGTGCAGTACACAAATCTATTGCTACAATTTAGGATTTGTGAAGTAAATGCCCGTACAAGGCTACATTTTTACGGCTTAAACCCTAAGCATTTCCTGGTGGTAGACATCATCTAATTCTGGTAACCCCATAATGATGCGATTAGTATGTCATATCCAAAACATTAAAATATAAGACATAATGAAAGTGAACTACAACCAAACACCTAAAGAAGCACTAATCgaaaagataaaattataatttttctgAAATAAAACAATACTAGCACAAAAGTGGCAGAAGAAACAACTCACTGACAATATGTAGATGTGAAACTGTaattataaaatgtcatacttATCAACAGCCACAAAAGGCGAAATATCTTCATCTTTTGAACTGCTCTGAAGGCGTTGCCTTATGTCATCATACTTAATGACTGACATGGAGAGGCTCATGTACTGCAAATGGTTAAGTGCCATGCGCATATCTCCATTAACTCTTTCTGCCAATTCCTCAAGCGCAATCTAAAGACAAGAAGCACCAAGCATCTCAATGTGTTGACTTTAGGAAAACTTCACAGCCATAGAAGAGGATTCTAAGAAAAGAGATGATTTATGAAACCTCTAGCTTTACAAAATGACTATGAGGTATGAAATAGTATCTTTGTGCTATAGCTAATCTTTCTTTCCTTATTTCCTCTCTCTCAATTTAGCCAACTTATCATACTTTTTTTTCTGGAAAGGGTATTATTCTTTTGTTGCTCTGCATAGCATTTTCTTGGTTGCATATCAGAGAAATATAAACGTCCAATACAGATTTGCATAGGGTTGGACAGTATTCTACAAGAATTTCCCTTTGAAGATACAGCGAGTGTACTACTAAGGTTGCTCAATGCTCTTTTCATATGCATTAGATACTTATCAACTCCTCCCCAGGGGAACCAAAAAGAACCATATCCCTTATTTAAGGCAATTGTAGACACAGATGAAGGAGAATAATATCATATatctcaaaaataaatttttttggcaTTAGCAATTGTAACAAATATTTACCTAATACTTATGAAAAACATGAAACTAAGCGGCATATTTAACGAAAGTGAAAGTAAGCAAAGCATCAGAAACCACCAATACTTCACAATTTGTTGGCTTTAACATTCTATTTGCTCATTAGGTTCTGTACTATGggaaatacaagaaacaaaaagcCCCAGTATTTGCAGAACATACAGGTGCATCAACGTCAAATTTTTTAATTCATATGCCAACAAAATTGGAAATGTTATACTTTTACTGCAAGAAATTCAAACTCAAAAAGCACAACGAGAAAGGGCTTATGAGCAAAATACCTCATTAACTTGAAGACCTTCAGCATTTGCAACATGCAATAGCCTCTTTGCCATCTGTCCTTACCATAATCTATCAGTAACTTTTATAGGCAACTAAATAACAAAAGTAATGTacggggaaaaaaaaagcacCAAAACGTTTGTATATCAACTTACTGAGTTATTGAATGAGATCAAGCATGAACCTTCAACTAACTAGTAGCTAGAAATCATAGAAGTCACCTCGATAACAGCAATATCTATGCACTCAATGCATTAGCAAAAATAAAAACCATTGTTGAGTTTACCTTTGTGATAATAAAGAAACACTTGGTTATGTGTAGTTTATACAGCTACTTGTATAACAAGATGGAACTACTATGGTTGATTGAAGTACTAACTCAAGCATACAACTTAATTCCCTCATTTAAGAAACAAGTCCCCAGATTTCATTATAACCACCAAAAACTCATTTAGCAGATGTATAAAAGATACTCCCCAGTTTTGTGCCAAACACAACCATCTGCTTCTATTACTcggcaaacaaaaaaaaaaaaaaaaggaggccAGGGTAGTTTTCTAAGCAGCCTAAAAACATTTCACATATCCATGTTTCTCTAGTACTCTCTTCATTGCAAATTAGAAAGTTTATTAGTTTGACCAAGCACTCTGTGTCCCaagacaaaaaaatgaaaaggagtTGAAAATGTATATTATTTCAAAGCACCATCTTATTAAAATACTTTTCCATGACGTAAAAAGTACAAGCAAATATACTTTGAAAATCAAAAGCACCAAATGCATAGACTTTCAAATATATCTATATCCACTTATGTAGCCAGTCTTTCAATCCAATAGTTGCCTATCATATTGCGTATTCTTTTACAGTCTTAACAAATGCTAAACTGCTGATAAAAAATCATCAGACTATTTTCAGCTAAAGAAATATTATTGTTATATACAAATCTTCATGTTCGAAATACTAGCTATGTACAcccaaaaaaatcttaaattaaATAAACTTTCACACCTTATTAAGCATGTTTCACTACTAAAAACCAAACATAGGATACCTGTTTTCATCTAGTATGCTTACGTGTCTACTGTTCTGTATTGCAtcattcaattttatcattaaCTCAAAAGCTTTGGAGTCTGACTATATTTTCCGTCAACATCCCTCAATTTTCACATCCTATAGCGCATTACCAACACTATCCAAGTTTACATCTAAGATTATCAAAACCATGTTCTAGCTAAGTCTTCTGgcgaattaaaagaaaataacctCACTTCAAAATTGTCTTTCATGCACAAATCAGAGAAGAGAGCACAGTACACACTTAAGGTATAGAAGGCACCTGTTGCTTTGTGGGCTTCCGAAAGCTAAGAAGCAAGCAGTAGTTCACAAGACTCTTTAGTTTCTGGCTGTAGCGATCATTACAGATACAGATTATGGGAATGCTAGAAATCTTGATACTAGCAATAAGATCAGCCACACCACCTCTATCACCAGCAGACATGCCATCCACCTCATCCATGATTAAAACTGTTTTTGGATGCTGAGAGCTGCAATATTATTAACCAATGTAAAAAGGCACTTTCTTTACTCCATATTTGAATAGTTAAAAGATTAGAGACTGACCGCTCCATATTAAGGCCAAGTCCTTCATTACTAATAACCTCTTTTATTGAATTAGCAGTGCTCCCACCAATTCCTTTGCCAATTTTGGCATCAGCCTTTCCACGGTTGTCACTAGCATTAACCTAAACCAAATAAAAATTGCATAGTGACAGGAtccataaaaataaaacaatttgACAATATGTCAACGAGTGCATGCATGTCTACCAAAAATGCTTCATCTTGAATAGGCATATATAAAGGGAagcaaagagaaaaaacaaaagcaTGTAACTTATTTGCGGAGATGTAATTTCCTGTGACAACCTaggacccaaaaaaataaaaataaatttaccACTACACTGAAGATTTGGCCTCGATATCTattgcatgtgaaacataaaaACCTATGAAGAAAGACCAAAAGCATGCAAACTACACGTGGAAGATGTCATTTCTTCCAACAACTAGGtcacaaacaaacaaaatttacCAGTACACTAAAGTTTGGCCTTAATATCTATTTCATGCATAATATAAATAATCACCAGAGTTTTACCTCAATTGTCCTGAAACCCAGCATCTGACTAACCAACTTTGCTGTTGTAGTTTTTCCTATACCAGGTGTACCACTTAATAGAACAGCCTTCTTAGCACCAGAGTCATTCTGTTTCTTCCCCCCATTTTTGCTGCTAGTTTTCAGAAACTGCTCATTCCAACTTCTTAGCCACTCATGAAGTTGCTTAACCTGCATGGAATTTCAACTAAATAACCAGTTAAAACCTCTTATGCGGAACACATTTTTATACAGATGTTTAAAGATCGAACAGAAACTAACAGAACAGATATGCATACCACTGACTGATTCCCAATGATGTCATTTGGTACCTTTGGTCTGTACTTTCCAGTCCAAGGCAACCAAGCTTCTTCTGTAGCTTGACTTTTCAGCTTTGCAGAAGTGACACTGGCACTTGAGCCTTTGACAGCTGCACCTTTTGTGGACAAGCTGCCTACATGATCTTGTAGCAAAAAACAAATTGCCAAAGAATTTGAGATCCTCAGATTTATTGTGGCATAAAAGCTATCAAAAGTAGTTTGACCACAATAGGAACAGGAAATGTAAGTGTTAAACAGCACCTTTTTTTCGTCAGCAATATCACGATGAGTACAAGTAAGCATTAGGACCTCGTTAAATATTATGATTGCTATTAACTGTCAGCGACTCCATATATTATATCTAAAGATCATTCCATTCCATTATTAAAAAAACGAACCCTTTAATTGAAGTGCATGACTACAGGATGAGTAAAAACTTAAACAGCAAAAAACACAATAAGTTCTACTTCTTTGTATCAGTCAAAGCAACTTGAATAGAAAACATGCAGCCAAAGGCCAGAgagaaacaagaaaacaaattaTTAAATCTTAAATAAAAAGCCATAAAGTGATACAACAGATGACCGCTATACCAAATTATCCAGGACATAGGGAAAAGAAGCAGTAGAACACTGTACTTATGTAACCCTATCAAAACCAGAATCTAAATGCATCCCATCCTACAGATCAAGAGAGTAAACATAGGTCTAATAAAAAAGCCGAAATTTCATTTCAAGCACTCTATGTCATCTGACATGACCACAAAGTTGAAGCTTTCTGTCTCTTGAAGATAGCATTGTTAATCAAAGAACATAACATGGCCAGTAGAACCCAAAAGCCACAGACTAGCAAAgtggaaaaaataagaaagttaAACATTGTCAAGCTTTTTGGTTCAACATATTAAAGACAAATGAAATTGTAATCAAGGGCCTACTCTTTGATGCTGGCGTTGGAGTACTTTTCTTCGAAGGAGAAGGAAGAACCTTGGCCACTGGTTTCTTTAATTCTTGTGGTTCAgttgtttttgatttatttgatttgcgAATCATATCAAGCAACCCATCCTCAGTAAGAAAAGCAGTCCTACATGCcacaaaaaaagacaaaaatgattAGATACATATGGAAATTAGAAA
This window contains:
- the LOC113704786 gene encoding replication factor C subunit 1 isoform X3 encodes the protein MQSDIRKWFMKQHDKSSAGNGNAAKPKTAEKPAVAASHLDDSVKEGQESASRRKTSKYFASDKQKAKDVKEIEEFSAKRKAPTASKEIHGDVKPPPGKKVHKNGDDDNDEDFVDTTPRKVSTPSKKLKSGSGRGIARKSADVDESDEDDVTETKSHSKPAGRGRGGKSGTTAPGSRKGMVVDESDEDEPGDKESKSAKPGGRGRGGRGSSATPSGGRGRGGGGYGGFMNFGERKDPPHKGEKEIPEGAPDCLTGLTFVISGTLDSLEREEAEALIKRYGGRITGSVSKKTNYLLCDEDIEGRKSTKAKELGTAFLTEDGLLDMIRKSNKSKTTEPQELKKPVAKVLPSPSKKSTPTPASKNHVGSLSTKGAAVKGSSASVTSAKLKSQATEEAWLPWTGKYRPKVPNDIIGNQSVVKQLHEWLRSWNEQFLKTSSKNGGKKQNDSGAKKAVLLSGTPGIGKTTTAKLVSQMLGFRTIEVNASDNRGKADAKIGKGIGGSTANSIKEVISNEGLGLNMERSQHPKTVLIMDEVDGMSAGDRGGVADLIASIKISSIPIICICNDRYSQKLKSLVNYCLLLSFRKPTKQQMAKRLLHVANAEGLQVNEIALEELAERVNGDMRMALNHLQYMSLSMSVIKYDDIRQRLQSSSKDEDISPFVAVDKLFGFNAGKLRMDQRFDLSMSDPDLVPLLVQENYINYRPSSAGKDDNGLKRMILLARAAESIANGDIMNVQIRRYQQWQLSQASSLSSCIIPASLLHGQRETLEQGERNFNRFGGWLGKNSTMGKNYRLLEDMHVHLLASRESYLGRSTLRLDYLTLLSKQLTHPVRVLPKDEAVEKVVNFMDSYSISQEDFDTILEISKFKGHPSPMDGVQPAVKAALTKAYKIGTDSRKIRTADLVSFQRRDGSGSRVIKTVDMVPGTKKALKKRVAAMLEPVEESLAEENGDALEENEENSSDAEDLDSDNTDKGLQADLQSLKSKGIEVQLNLKGSENSSAKKGSSARGKRSSEPAEKKGGGRGSGSASKRKR
- the LOC113704786 gene encoding replication factor C subunit 1 isoform X4, whose amino-acid sequence is MQSDIRKWFMKQHDKSSAGNGNAAKPKTAEKPAVAASHLDDSVKEGQESASRRKTSKYFASDKQKAKDVKEIEEFSAKRKAPTASKEIHGDVKPPPGKKVHKNGDDDNDEDFVDTTPRKVSTPSKKLKSGSGRGIARKSADVDESDEDDVTETKSHSKPAGRGRGGKSGTTAPGSRKGMVVDESDEDEPGDKESKSAKPGGRGRGGRGSSATPSGGRGRGGGGYGGFMNFGERKDPPHKGEKEIPEGAPDCLTGLTFVISGTLDSLEREEAEALIKRYGGRITGSVSKKTNYLLCDEDIEGRKSTKAKELGTAFLTEDGLLDMIRKSNKSKTTEPQELKKPVAKVLPSPSKKSTPTPASKSSLSTKGAAVKGSSASVTSAKLKSQATEEAWLPWTGKYRPKVPNDIIGNQSVVKQLHEWLRSWNEQFLKTSSKNGGKKQNDSGAKKAVLLSGTPGIGKTTTAKLVSQMLGFRTIEVNASDNRGKADAKIGKGIGGSTANSIKEVISNEGLGLNMERSQHPKTVLIMDEVDGMSAGDRGGVADLIASIKISSIPIICICNDRYSQKLKSLVNYCLLLSFRKPTKQQMAKRLLHVANAEGLQVNEIALEELAERVNGDMRMALNHLQYMSLSMSVIKYDDIRQRLQSSSKDEDISPFVAVDKLFGFNAGKLRMDQRFDLSMSDPDLVPLLVQENYINYRPSSAGKDDNGLKRMILLARAAESIANGDIMNVQIRRYQQWQLSQASSLSSCIIPASLLHGQRETLEQGERNFNRFGGWLGKNSTMGKNYRLLEDMHVHLLASRESYLGRSTLRLDYLTLLSKQLTHPVRVLPKDEAVEKVVNFMDSYSISQEDFDTILEISKFKGHPSPMDGVQPAVKAALTKAYKIGTDSRKIRTADLVSFQRRDGSGSRVIKTVDMVPGTKKALKKRVAAMLEPVEESLAEENGDALEENEENSSDAEDLEDSDNTDKGLQADLQSLKSKGIEVQLNLKGSENSSAKKGSSARGKRSSEPAEKKGGGRGSGSASKRKR